A single region of the Methanobrevibacter arboriphilus JCM 13429 = DSM 1125 genome encodes:
- a CDS encoding dihydroorotate dehydrogenase → MLKTELCGIKFQNPLILAAGVMGSTASSLNWILESGAGGVVTKSFSINPNKGYKNPTTVAVKGGIINAIGLSSPGVKKFKSELKLINKKNMNGDENIAIASIYGSNSDEFAYMVNEIESLVDMIELNVSCPHAMTGCGAAIGQDSDLTYEVVKASKKATSSNTPIIAKLTPNVTDLIQIAKSAEKAGADAITLINSVGPGMKIDINAGTPILSNKFGGMSGPAIKPIAIRCVYDAYTNCNIPIIGVGGISNYEDVVEFLYAGASAVQIGTSIMYEGIDIFSKIKDKLKFFMKENDFKSIDEMIGYANK, encoded by the coding sequence ATGCTTAAAACAGAATTATGTGGAATCAAATTTCAAAATCCTCTCATATTAGCTGCAGGAGTCATGGGAAGTACTGCTTCTTCCTTGAACTGGATTTTAGAATCTGGTGCTGGAGGAGTTGTAACGAAATCTTTTTCAATAAATCCTAACAAGGGTTATAAAAATCCAACAACAGTTGCAGTAAAAGGAGGAATTATAAATGCTATTGGCCTTTCAAGTCCAGGCGTTAAAAAATTCAAAAGTGAATTAAAACTTATTAACAAGAAAAATATGAATGGAGATGAAAATATAGCTATTGCCTCTATTTATGGTTCCAATTCTGATGAATTTGCATATATGGTGAATGAAATAGAGTCTCTTGTTGATATGATTGAATTAAATGTTTCTTGCCCTCATGCAATGACTGGATGCGGTGCAGCTATTGGCCAAGATTCTGATCTCACATATGAAGTTGTTAAAGCTTCAAAAAAAGCAACATCTTCAAATACTCCAATTATAGCTAAACTTACACCTAATGTTACTGATCTTATTCAAATAGCAAAGTCTGCTGAAAAAGCTGGTGCTGATGCAATAACTCTCATTAATTCAGTTGGCCCTGGAATGAAAATTGATATAAATGCTGGAACCCCTATTCTCTCAAATAAATTTGGTGGAATGTCTGGTCCAGCTATTAAACCTATAGCTATCAGATGTGTTTATGACGCTTATACAAATTGTAACATTCCAATTATAGGAGTTGGAGGAATATCCAACTATGAGGATGTAGTTGAATTTTTATATGCTGGAGCATCAGCTGTTCAAATTGGAACATCAATAATGTATGAAGGAATAGACATATTTTCAAAAATAAAAGATAAATTAAAATTCTTCATGAAAGAAAACGATTTTAAATCTATTGATGAAATGATAGGATATGCTAATAAATGA
- a CDS encoding AI-2E family transporter gives MREKIFDTIGSSLFIILILLIVSLFTLMPILNMIILGIIIAYGIKPIKNKFQSKLKYPSISIILSIVIVVIPLILLFAYTISVTIDLSYTFINNNHNILNQISFNQTTNIINSYIPTEMQSSTESITTTITELINDILKLFFGYFIEFVKSLPFVMVQVFVLIFSTFYFARDGYKVKSYVKSFIPKEKHQFFGNMIKEIKIVLKSIFYGHFLTGFIIGLIATIGFFILGYPYALFLGILTGVCQLIPIIGPWPVYTILFIYDMISGNYVRGIIVLLFGFGLSLSDMYIRPTLSGKYVDIHPMILLLGFVSGPIVFGLIGFILGPLILGITYAVVKTYKNEKERLSLENKNIAI, from the coding sequence GTGAGAGAAAAAATTTTTGATACAATTGGATCATCCCTATTTATAATATTGATTTTATTAATAGTGTCATTATTCACATTAATGCCAATATTAAATATGATAATACTTGGAATAATAATAGCTTATGGAATAAAACCAATAAAGAATAAGTTTCAATCTAAGCTTAAATATCCTTCAATATCTATTATATTAAGCATAGTAATTGTTGTTATTCCACTAATATTGTTATTTGCATATACAATTTCAGTTACCATAGACCTATCTTATACATTTATTAATAATAACCACAACATTTTAAATCAAATAAGTTTCAATCAAACAACAAATATTATTAATAGTTATATACCTACTGAAATGCAGTCATCAACCGAATCAATTACTACTACAATAACAGAATTGATAAATGACATACTAAAATTATTCTTTGGGTATTTCATAGAGTTTGTAAAATCACTGCCATTTGTTATGGTTCAAGTATTTGTTTTAATATTCTCAACATTTTATTTTGCAAGAGATGGTTATAAAGTAAAATCATATGTTAAATCATTTATTCCAAAAGAAAAGCATCAATTCTTTGGAAATATGATTAAAGAAATTAAAATTGTGTTAAAAAGTATATTTTACGGACATTTTCTAACAGGATTTATTATTGGGCTTATTGCAACCATTGGATTTTTCATATTAGGATATCCTTATGCTCTATTTTTAGGTATTTTAACTGGTGTATGCCAATTAATACCAATTATTGGTCCTTGGCCAGTTTATACAATATTATTCATATATGATATGATATCTGGAAATTATGTAAGGGGAATTATAGTATTACTATTCGGATTTGGTTTAAGTTTAAGTGATATGTATATAAGACCTACTCTTTCTGGAAAATATGTTGATATTCATCCCATGATACTTTTACTTGGATTCGTATCTGGACCAATCGTTTTCGGATTGATTGGATTTATATTAGGTCCTTTAATATTGGGAATTACTTATGCTGTTGTTAAAACATATAAAAATGAAAAAGAAAGGTTAAGTTTAGAAAATAAAAATATAGCCATCTAA
- a CDS encoding dihydroorotate dehydrogenase electron transfer subunit, whose product MNKIINNYEILEIKKIISETDTIKTFIFNWEMKEGRIPIPGQFVMVWNFLGKNDEKPMSISIIDRENSKIGITVKKIGDFTEKLHNLSVGDKLGIRGPYGNGFNIENIENKKILAIGGGVGMAPIACFTSYIGQKSNIDVVCASITKDELLFSEKLEDNSANIFTCTDDGTCGFEGYATHRTIDLLKSKSYDMAVVCGPELMMKGIFELLEDREIPAQYSMERYMKCAMGICGQCCVDNTGWRICVEGPVFSNKDLKKIEEFGKYHRNASGEKELY is encoded by the coding sequence ATGAATAAGATTATAAACAATTATGAGATTTTAGAAATTAAAAAAATAATTTCTGAAACTGATACTATTAAAACATTTATATTTAATTGGGAAATGAAAGAAGGTAGAATCCCAATTCCAGGGCAGTTTGTTATGGTTTGGAATTTTTTAGGAAAAAATGATGAAAAACCAATGTCTATTTCTATAATTGATAGAGAGAATAGTAAAATAGGAATTACCGTTAAAAAAATTGGAGACTTTACTGAAAAGCTACATAATTTATCTGTTGGAGATAAATTAGGTATTAGGGGGCCATATGGAAATGGTTTTAATATTGAAAATATAGAAAATAAAAAAATACTAGCTATTGGAGGAGGAGTTGGTATGGCCCCAATAGCTTGTTTTACAAGTTACATAGGACAAAAATCTAATATAGATGTTGTTTGTGCTTCTATAACCAAGGATGAATTATTATTTTCTGAAAAATTGGAAGATAATAGTGCAAATATTTTTACATGTACTGATGATGGGACATGTGGATTTGAAGGATATGCAACTCATCGAACTATTGATTTACTTAAAAGTAAGTCATATGATATGGCAGTTGTTTGTGGACCTGAGCTAATGATGAAAGGAATCTTTGAGTTACTTGAAGATAGAGAAATACCTGCCCAATATTCTATGGAGAGGTATATGAAATGTGCAATGGGAATATGTGGTCAGTGCTGTGTAGACAATACTGGTTGGAGAATCTGCGTAGAAGGGCCTGTTTTTTCAAATAAAGACTTAAAAAAAATTGAAGAGTTTGGAAAGTATCATAGAAATGCTTCAGGTGAAAAAGAATTATATTAA
- a CDS encoding sugar porter family MFS transporter — translation MTNYKHLYWIISIVMTGGIVCGLNIAGISGAVSQIQSIFSLNDTGIGIVVSSLTIGCIIGSMILGYSSEKYGRKKTLILTSVLFTISSIGSALSTSPLSLIFYRFIGGIAVGTISFLGPLYISEISPPKIRGKLVSLSQFAIVIGILLAYIFDYFLIGITNSWRYMLLVPFIFSIIYMVLSTIYLPESPRWLVINNKKSEAKNVFEKIEGKKLAKKYINNIEESLSIKNKISFKYFLKGNIRKIILIGLLLAIFQQVVGINAIITYAPMIFENIGIQSQNALLQSILIGFVNFSATIIALWLIDKKGRKILLIYGAIGMTITLLYLTYAFSFSQNNILILIAILMYVIFYASSFAPILGVINSEIFSNNFRGIGMSFAAAVNWLSAFLVVQFSPYIINNLGGSVLFGIFAVFSLLALIFVKLYIPETKNKSLEEIEKELNS, via the coding sequence ATGACAAACTATAAACATTTATATTGGATAATATCTATTGTAATGACTGGAGGAATAGTCTGCGGTTTAAATATCGCGGGAATTTCAGGAGCAGTTAGTCAAATCCAGAGTATCTTTAGTTTAAATGATACTGGAATAGGAATAGTAGTAAGCTCGCTTACTATTGGATGTATTATAGGATCAATGATATTAGGCTATTCATCAGAAAAATATGGTAGAAAAAAAACATTAATTTTAACTTCAGTACTATTCACTATTTCCTCAATAGGTAGTGCATTATCTACCTCCCCATTGTCATTAATATTTTATCGTTTTATTGGAGGAATAGCTGTTGGAACAATTTCATTTTTAGGACCATTATATATTTCAGAAATATCCCCTCCAAAAATTAGAGGAAAACTCGTTTCTCTCAGCCAATTTGCCATTGTTATTGGTATTCTTTTAGCTTATATTTTTGACTATTTTTTAATAGGTATAACCAATTCTTGGAGATATATGTTATTAGTTCCCTTTATTTTCAGTATTATATATATGGTGCTTTCAACCATTTATCTTCCTGAAAGTCCACGATGGTTAGTAATTAATAATAAAAAATCAGAAGCAAAAAATGTTTTTGAAAAAATAGAAGGGAAAAAATTAGCTAAAAAATATATAAATAACATCGAAGAATCTTTATCTATAAAAAATAAAATATCATTTAAATATTTCTTAAAAGGTAACATTAGAAAGATAATATTAATAGGGCTTCTTTTAGCTATTTTTCAGCAAGTTGTAGGGATAAATGCGATTATAACTTATGCTCCAATGATATTTGAAAATATAGGAATTCAATCACAAAATGCATTATTACAATCAATTTTAATAGGTTTTGTGAATTTTTCAGCTACTATCATTGCACTTTGGTTAATTGATAAGAAAGGTCGTAAAATATTGCTTATTTATGGAGCAATAGGGATGACAATAACATTATTATATCTTACTTATGCTTTTAGTTTTAGTCAAAACAATATTTTAATACTAATAGCTATTTTAATGTATGTTATATTTTATGCATCATCGTTTGCACCTATTCTTGGAGTTATTAACTCAGAAATATTTTCAAATAACTTCAGAGGAATAGGTATGTCATTTGCAGCTGCAGTAAACTGGTTATCTGCGTTTTTAGTAGTGCAATTTTCTCCATATATTATAAATAATTTAGGAGGGTCTGTATTATTTGGAATTTTTGCAGTCTTTAGCTTATTAGCACTAATATTTGTTAAACTTTATATTCCTGAAACAAAAAATAAGTCTCTAGAAGAAATAGAAAAAGAATTAAATTCATAA
- a CDS encoding DNA-directed DNA polymerase, which produces MEIKNIILLDIDYITHEEKAVIRLFGKEKDENGKTGEKKIIALDDTFEPYIYVIANDIEKCIEDIENLDFKLKKIEKVHKKKFQIKGEFLKVTFTHPQDVPKIRETIRDLESVDDIREHDIPFYRRYLIDNNIFPMSEIELSGETIPSFPSIKSKDSNLEIMKLKKSPKTIDSEFPNLRILSFDLEVRNPDGMPNSKKDEIIMIGISSNFEVKKVISTKGKELDFVETVSSEEEMIKKFVELVKNNNVDIIVGYNSDNFDFPYLKDRAGIYNINLDFGMDGSGVKFLRRGYANAASFKGLIHVDLYLVMRRYISLDRYTLERVYFELFGEEKIEVPGDRIYQFWDNGGEELTNLFNYSLDDVVSTLKIAEETLPLSLELTRIVGQPFFDLTRMATGQQAEWYLVRKAYEDNELVPNKPTGGEFSSRRSESAVGGYVKEPEKGLHDNLVQFDFRSLYPSIIISKNVSPDVLLKKHLGDDYNIANYLYKEETDEDENKFNISPEYDNKFAKTPKGFIPSVIGNVISERLKIKRQMKETDDPTEKRILKVQQDALKRLANTMYGIYGFSRFRWYSMECAESITAWGRDYIKETMKKSEEYGFKAIYADTDGFYAKYDR; this is translated from the coding sequence ATGGAAATTAAAAATATAATATTATTGGATATTGATTATATAACTCATGAAGAAAAAGCTGTTATACGTCTTTTTGGAAAGGAAAAAGATGAAAATGGTAAAACAGGAGAAAAAAAGATCATAGCTTTAGATGATACTTTTGAACCTTATATATATGTAATAGCTAATGATATAGAAAAATGTATAGAAGATATTGAAAATTTAGATTTTAAACTTAAAAAGATTGAAAAGGTTCATAAAAAGAAATTTCAAATTAAAGGTGAATTTTTAAAAGTAACATTTACACATCCTCAAGATGTTCCAAAAATAAGGGAAACAATAAGAGATCTTGAATCTGTTGATGATATAAGAGAACATGACATCCCTTTTTATAGAAGATATCTTATTGATAATAATATTTTCCCAATGTCAGAAATAGAACTTTCTGGAGAAACAATCCCTTCTTTTCCAAGTATTAAATCTAAAGATTCAAATTTAGAAATAATGAAATTAAAAAAGTCTCCTAAAACAATAGATAGTGAATTTCCAAATTTAAGAATATTAAGTTTTGATTTAGAAGTTAGAAACCCTGATGGAATGCCAAATTCAAAAAAAGACGAAATAATAATGATTGGTATTTCAAGTAATTTTGAGGTTAAAAAAGTAATCTCTACAAAAGGAAAAGAACTAGATTTTGTAGAAACTGTTTCCTCAGAAGAAGAAATGATAAAAAAATTTGTAGAACTTGTTAAAAATAATAATGTAGACATTATTGTAGGATATAATTCTGATAATTTTGATTTTCCTTATCTTAAAGATAGAGCAGGAATTTACAACATAAACCTTGATTTTGGAATGGATGGTTCAGGAGTGAAATTCTTAAGAAGAGGTTATGCAAATGCTGCTTCTTTTAAAGGACTTATACATGTTGATTTATACTTAGTTATGAGAAGATATATCAGTTTAGATAGATATACTTTAGAAAGAGTTTATTTTGAGTTATTTGGTGAAGAAAAGATTGAAGTGCCTGGAGATAGAATTTATCAATTTTGGGATAATGGTGGAGAAGAATTAACAAACTTATTTAATTATTCATTAGATGATGTTGTATCTACTTTAAAGATAGCTGAAGAAACATTACCTCTTAGCTTAGAATTAACTCGAATTGTAGGGCAGCCATTTTTTGATTTAACTCGTATGGCAACAGGACAACAAGCTGAATGGTATTTAGTACGAAAAGCATATGAAGACAACGAGCTTGTTCCAAATAAACCGACTGGAGGAGAATTTTCTTCAAGAAGATCAGAAAGTGCTGTAGGAGGTTATGTAAAAGAACCAGAAAAAGGATTACATGATAATTTAGTACAATTTGATTTTAGAAGTCTGTATCCTAGTATAATAATTTCAAAAAATGTTTCTCCAGATGTTCTTTTAAAAAAACATTTAGGTGATGATTATAATATAGCTAATTATCTTTATAAAGAAGAAACAGATGAAGATGAAAACAAATTCAATATATCTCCTGAATATGATAATAAATTTGCAAAAACTCCAAAAGGATTCATTCCTTCTGTAATAGGTAATGTAATTAGTGAAAGATTAAAAATAAAAAGACAGATGAAAGAAACTGATGATCCTACTGAGAAAAGAATATTGAAAGTACAGCAAGATGCATTGAAACGACTTGCAAATACTATGTATGGAATTTATGGATTTTCGAGATTTAGATGGTATTCTATGGAATGTGCCGAATCTATCACTGCATGGGGAAGAGATTATATAAAAGAAACAATGAAAAAATCAGAAGAATACGGTTTTAAAGCAATTTATGCAGATACTGATGGATTTTATGCTAAATATGATAGATAA